The Hypanus sabinus isolate sHypSab1 chromosome 1, sHypSab1.hap1, whole genome shotgun sequence genome contains a region encoding:
- the entpd3 gene encoding ectonucleoside triphosphate diphosphohydrolase 3 isoform X1, which yields MMELKRPILAAIIILLSSVIAIMVIAVMHFKNDTIPVGLKYGIVFDAGASSTTVYVYYWPAEKENNTGVVSEKYKCKIEGSAISDFDYNPAKAASSLEQCLNKTIEEIPAEKHNATPLYFGASAGMRLLRTQNSSASTMILSAIENYLRSSPFDFKGAQIISGKEEGAYGWISANYLLGNFRQRRIWKQLNRPFTVKTKGTLDLGGASAEIAFVPRMHSRKYEITEITLYNNKYEVYIESLGCYGRDEAENIYWANLIQKSANKSSIEDPCLPSHYTMILPMEEVLASSCIGAKLQEDYDANNNITLVGTGNPIQCRHQLVSIFNFRSSYVKGIWRERLVPINRLLHGKFVAFSGFSDTMEALNLTGSFSIDVFHSTVRSFCRKNWNQVQQLLPNVPDLYRKAFCFNAYYIFVLLMKGYKFNPQTWTNINFQKQVGNNSIGWSLGYMLNLTNMIPAENQVSQTPMSESAFCGLLLLFIVLALFCSFFICISVIQSIPFI from the exons ATGATGGAGCTGAAGAGACCAATTTTAGCAGCTATCATAATCCTTCTAAGCAGTGTCATTGCTATCATGGTTATTGCCGTCATGCACTTCAAGAATGATACGATCCCTGTTGGGCTGAAG TATGGAATTGTCTTCGACGCTGGAGCCTCGAGTACAACTGTTTATGTTTATTACTGGCCGGCGGAAAAGGAGAACAACACTGGTGTCGTCAGTGAAAAGTACAAATGTAAAATTGAAG GATCAGCCATTTCCGATTTTGACTACAACCCAGCGAAGGCAGCTTCCTCATTAGAGCAGTGCCTCAATAAAACAATAGAAGAGATCCCAGCAGAGAAGCACAATGCTACGCCACTCTATTTTGGAGCTAGTGCAGGAATGCGACTACTCCG AACACAGAACTCATCTGCCTCAACCATGATCCTCTCTGCCATTGAGAACTACCTCCGCTCCTCACCATTTGATTTTAAAGGTGCTCAAATTATCTCAGGGAAAGAGGAAGGGGCCTATGGATGGATTTCGGCGAATTATTTACTGGGTAACTTCCGCCAG AGACGTATTTGGAAACAACTAAATCGACCTTTCACTGTAAAGACCAAAGGTACCCTGGATCTGGGTGGAGCTTCGGCAGAAATAGCATTTGTCCCCAGGATGCATTCACGCAAGTACGAGATTACAGAAATCACACTGTATAATAACAAATATGAAGTCTACATTGAAAGCCTGGGCTGTTATGGACGAGATGAAGCTGAGAACATTTATTGGGCAAATCTCATTCAG AAATCTGCCAATAAATCATCCATTGAAGACCCTTGCCTTCCCTCACACTACACCATGATTCTGCCAATGGAGGAAGTCCTTGCAAGTTCATGCATTGGAGCAAAGTTACAAGAGGACTATGATGCTAACAATAATATCACTCTCGTTGGGACTGGAAATCCTATTCAGTGCCGCCACCAATTGGTATCAATATTTAACTTTAGATCTTCCTACGTTAAAGGCATCTGGAGAGAGCGTCTTGTTCCAATCAATCGACTGTTACATGGCAAATTTGTG gccttttctggtttctctGATACAATGGAAGCCTTGAACTTAACTGGAtcattttccatagatgttttCCATTCAACAGTCCGGTCTTTCTGTAGGAAAAACTGGAATCAA GTCCAACAGTTGCTGCCAAATGTGCCAGACCTGTATCGCAAAGCATTTTGTTTCAATGCCTATTACATCTTTGTTCTACTCATGAAAGGTTACAAGTTTAATCCACAGACTTGGACCAATATTAATTTCCAGAAACAG GTGGGAAACAACAGCATAGGCTGGTCACTTGGTTATATGTTGAACCTTACCAacatgatccctgcagaaaatcAAGTGAGCCAAACACCAATGAGTGAAAGTGCATTTTGTGGACTCTTGCTTCTGTTTATAGTTCTGGCCCTATTCTGCTcgtttttcatttgtatttctGTAATACAATCAATTCCATTCATATGA
- the rpl14 gene encoding 60S ribosomal protein L14 translates to MRPAWVLIGSGSGNSLSFSSAGGRIAMVYKRYVEIGRVAYIAFGPHAGKLVAIVDVIDQNRALVDGPCSGVRRQAMPFKCMQLTDFKIKIPHSVRHKFVKAAWEKEKINEKWDATRWAKKIEARAKRAKMTDFDRYKVMKAKKMRNRIIKVELSKLKKAASKKA, encoded by the exons ATGCGCCCCGCCTGGGTTTTGATCGGGAGCGGAAGCGGAAACAGCCTTTCTTTCTCTTCGGCTGGCGGGCGGATCGCCATG GTCTACAAGCGGTACGTGGAGATAGGCCGCGTGGCCTACATCGCTTTCGGTCCACACGCCGGCAAGCTAGTAGCGATCGTCGATGTCATCGACCAGAACCGG GCTTTGGTCGATGGTCCTTGCAGTGGTGTAAGGAGGCAGGCTATGCCATTTAAATGCATGCAGCTCACTGACTTCAAGATTAAAATACCACATAG TGTGCGGCACAAGTTTGTGAAAGCTGCTTGGGAAAAAGAGAAAATCAATGAGAAGTGGGATGCAACTCGTTGGGCAAAGAAGATTGAAGCCCGGGCAAAG AGAGCTAAAATGACTGATTTTGACCGCTATAAAGTCATGAAAGCCAAGAAAATG AGAAACAGAATCATCAAGGTAGAACTGTCTAAACTGAAGAAAGCCGCCAGCAAAAAGGCATGA
- the entpd3 gene encoding ectonucleoside triphosphate diphosphohydrolase 3 isoform X2 translates to MMELKRPILAAIIILLSSVIAIMVIAVMHFKNDTIPVGLKYGIVFDAGASSTTVYVYYWPAEKENNTGVVSEKYKCKIEGSAISDFDYNPAKAASSLEQCLNKTIEEIPAEKHNATPLYFGASAGMRLLRTQNSSASTMILSAIENYLRSSPFDFKGAQIISGKEEGAYGWISANYLLETYLETTKSTFHCKDQRYPGSGWSFGRNSICPQDAFTQKSANKSSIEDPCLPSHYTMILPMEEVLASSCIGAKLQEDYDANNNITLVGTGNPIQCRHQLVSIFNFRSSYVKGIWRERLVPINRLLHGKFVAFSGFSDTMEALNLTGSFSIDVFHSTVRSFCRKNWNQVQQLLPNVPDLYRKAFCFNAYYIFVLLMKGYKFNPQTWTNINFQKQVGNNSIGWSLGYMLNLTNMIPAENQVSQTPMSESAFCGLLLLFIVLALFCSFFICISVIQSIPFI, encoded by the exons ATGATGGAGCTGAAGAGACCAATTTTAGCAGCTATCATAATCCTTCTAAGCAGTGTCATTGCTATCATGGTTATTGCCGTCATGCACTTCAAGAATGATACGATCCCTGTTGGGCTGAAG TATGGAATTGTCTTCGACGCTGGAGCCTCGAGTACAACTGTTTATGTTTATTACTGGCCGGCGGAAAAGGAGAACAACACTGGTGTCGTCAGTGAAAAGTACAAATGTAAAATTGAAG GATCAGCCATTTCCGATTTTGACTACAACCCAGCGAAGGCAGCTTCCTCATTAGAGCAGTGCCTCAATAAAACAATAGAAGAGATCCCAGCAGAGAAGCACAATGCTACGCCACTCTATTTTGGAGCTAGTGCAGGAATGCGACTACTCCG AACACAGAACTCATCTGCCTCAACCATGATCCTCTCTGCCATTGAGAACTACCTCCGCTCCTCACCATTTGATTTTAAAGGTGCTCAAATTATCTCAGGGAAAGAGGAAGGGGCCTATGGATGGATTTCGGCGAATTATTTACTGG AGACGTATTTGGAAACAACTAAATCGACCTTTCACTGTAAAGACCAAAGGTACCCTGGATCTGGGTGGAGCTTCGGCAGAAATAGCATTTGTCCCCAGGATGCATTCACGCAA AAATCTGCCAATAAATCATCCATTGAAGACCCTTGCCTTCCCTCACACTACACCATGATTCTGCCAATGGAGGAAGTCCTTGCAAGTTCATGCATTGGAGCAAAGTTACAAGAGGACTATGATGCTAACAATAATATCACTCTCGTTGGGACTGGAAATCCTATTCAGTGCCGCCACCAATTGGTATCAATATTTAACTTTAGATCTTCCTACGTTAAAGGCATCTGGAGAGAGCGTCTTGTTCCAATCAATCGACTGTTACATGGCAAATTTGTG gccttttctggtttctctGATACAATGGAAGCCTTGAACTTAACTGGAtcattttccatagatgttttCCATTCAACAGTCCGGTCTTTCTGTAGGAAAAACTGGAATCAA GTCCAACAGTTGCTGCCAAATGTGCCAGACCTGTATCGCAAAGCATTTTGTTTCAATGCCTATTACATCTTTGTTCTACTCATGAAAGGTTACAAGTTTAATCCACAGACTTGGACCAATATTAATTTCCAGAAACAG GTGGGAAACAACAGCATAGGCTGGTCACTTGGTTATATGTTGAACCTTACCAacatgatccctgcagaaaatcAAGTGAGCCAAACACCAATGAGTGAAAGTGCATTTTGTGGACTCTTGCTTCTGTTTATAGTTCTGGCCCTATTCTGCTcgtttttcatttgtatttctGTAATACAATCAATTCCATTCATATGA